A genomic window from Helicobacter pylori includes:
- a CDS encoding amino acid ABC transporter permease (The N-terminal region of this protein, as described by TIGR01726, is a three transmembrane segment that identifies a subfamily of ABC transporter permease subunits, which specificities that include histidine, arginine, glutamine, glutamate, L-cystine (sic), the opines (in Agrobacterium) octopine and nopaline, etc.) — protein MGVLLELDNLKRLLEGFEITLLIALSSAVISIVVGMLLGSLMAFGSKIMVLACRVYLESVRIIPLLAWLFIVYFGLASWFDLHISTVLASIIVFSLWGGAEMMDLTRGVLTSVSKHQVESALALGLDSKKVIFNIIFPQSFLSLLPSSLNLFTRMIKTTALVSLIGAIDLLKVGQQIIELNLLRMPNASFVVYGVILMFYFSLCYSLSLYSSYLEKKFQHIRG, from the coding sequence ATGGGAGTTTTACTAGAGTTAGACAACCTTAAGCGTTTGTTAGAAGGGTTTGAGATCACCCTTTTGATCGCTCTTAGCTCTGCGGTTATTTCAATCGTTGTTGGAATGCTTTTGGGGAGTTTGATGGCGTTTGGCTCTAAAATAATGGTTTTGGCGTGTCGTGTGTATTTAGAAAGCGTTCGCATCATCCCGCTTTTAGCATGGCTTTTTATCGTGTATTTTGGGTTAGCGAGCTGGTTTGATTTGCATATCAGCACTGTTTTAGCGAGCATTATTGTTTTTAGCTTGTGGGGGGGCGCTGAAATGATGGATTTGACTAGAGGGGTTTTAACTTCCGTGAGCAAACACCAAGTAGAAAGCGCTCTAGCCTTAGGCTTAGATTCAAAAAAGGTGATTTTTAATATTATTTTCCCTCAAAGCTTTTTGTCTTTATTGCCCTCAAGCCTTAATTTATTCACGCGCATGATTAAAACCACGGCCTTAGTCTCTCTCATTGGAGCGATTGATTTACTAAAAGTGGGCCAACAAATCATAGAGCTTAACCTCTTGCGCATGCCTAATGCAAGCTTTGTGGTTTATGGCGTCATCTTAATGTTTTATTTTAGTTTATGTTATAGTTTGAGCCTGTATAGTTCCTATTTAGAAAAAAAATTCCAACACATTAGAGGGTAA
- a CDS encoding transporter substrate-binding domain-containing protein: MKNNKLFKAWGLFLVLIALVFNACSDSHKEKKDALEVIKQRGVLKVGVFSDKPPFGSVDSKGQYQGYDVVIAKRMALDLLGDENKIEFIPVEASARVEFLKANKVDIIMANFTRTKEREAVVDFAKPYMKVALGVISKDGVIKNIKELKDKELIVNKGTTADFYFTKNYPNIKLLKFEQNTETFLALLNNKAIALSHDNTLLLAWAKQHPEFKLGITSLGDKDVIAPAIKKGNPKLLEWLNNEIDSLISSDFLKEAYQETLAPIYGDEIKPEEIIFE; this comes from the coding sequence ATGAAAAACAATAAGCTTTTTAAGGCATGGGGGCTATTTTTAGTTTTGATCGCTTTAGTCTTTAATGCATGCTCTGATAGCCATAAAGAAAAAAAGGACGCTTTAGAAGTCATTAAACAAAGGGGGGTTTTAAAAGTGGGGGTTTTTAGCGATAAACCTCCTTTTGGCTCTGTGGATTCTAAAGGGCAATATCAGGGTTATGATGTGGTCATCGCTAAACGCATGGCTCTTGATTTATTGGGCGATGAAAATAAGATTGAATTTATTCCTGTAGAAGCTTCAGCTAGGGTGGAATTTTTAAAGGCCAATAAAGTGGATATTATCATGGCTAATTTCACGCGCACTAAAGAAAGAGAAGCGGTTGTGGATTTCGCTAAGCCGTATATGAAAGTCGCTTTAGGGGTGATCTCTAAAGATGGGGTGATTAAAAATATAAAAGAGTTGAAAGATAAAGAACTGATTGTGAATAAAGGCACGACAGCGGATTTTTATTTCACTAAAAATTACCCTAATATCAAACTTTTAAAATTTGAACAAAACACAGAGACTTTTCTAGCCCTTTTAAACAACAAGGCTATCGCATTATCCCATGATAACACCCTCTTACTCGCTTGGGCGAAACAACACCCTGAGTTTAAATTAGGCATTACAAGCCTTGGCGATAAGGATGTGATCGCTCCAGCGATTAAAAAAGGCAACCCTAAGCTTTTAGAATGGTTGAACAATGAAATTGATTCCCTCATTTCTAGCGACTTTTTAAAAGAAGCTTATCAAGAGACTTTAGCGCCCATTTATGGGGATGAAATCAAACCGGAAGAAATCATTTTTGAATGA
- a CDS encoding outer membrane protein — MKKHKKTILLSLTLAASLLRAEDNGVFLSVGYQIGEAVQKVKNADKVQKLSDAYENLNKLLTNHNNSNQEAINVNSASAINQAIDHLNKSAQNLVDTTTNSPAYQATLLALQSTIGLWNSIGYAIVCGGYTDKPNHNITETFYNQPGQNSNSITCGSNGLGTLPAGKNSHLSIEQFAAINKAYQIIQTALKEGLPTLNNTTKTMEVTIKTGTNAKNINVDNDNNNAADTTISVTNTVINDAQNLLTQAQTIINTLQDNCPMLKGKSSDGNNANTPSWQTSANQNSCSVFGTEFSAISEMVDNAQKIVKETQQLNTIKNIVQPNNFNLNSPDSIALAQSMLKNAQSQTEVLKLANQVGSDFNKISTGSLKNSLEECSANASSESVSSNTWGKGCAGVKNTLASLESSTTSFSSQTPQINQAETLANTIVQELGNNPFKRVGIIGSQTNNGAMNGLGVQVGYKQFFGEKKRWGLRYYGFFDYNHAYIKSSFFNSASDVWTYGVGTDVLYNFINDKNTNFLGKNNKLSFGLFGGIALAGTSWLNSQFVNLKTISNVYNAKVNTANFQFLFNLGLRTNLARPKKKDGHHAAQHGMELGVKIPTINTNYYSFLGTKLEYRRLYSVYLNYVFAY, encoded by the coding sequence ATGAAAAAACACAAAAAAACGATTCTACTTTCTCTAACTCTTGCAGCGTCATTGCTCCGTGCTGAGGACAACGGCGTTTTTTTAAGCGTGGGCTATCAAATCGGTGAAGCGGTTCAAAAAGTGAAAAATGCCGACAAGGTACAAAAACTTTCAGACGCTTATGAAAACTTAAACAAGCTTTTGACTAATCATAATAACTCCAATCAAGAAGCGATTAATGTAAACAGCGCTTCGGCCATTAATCAAGCGATTGACCATTTAAATAAAAGCGCGCAAAATTTAGTTGATACAACAACCAATTCCCCTGCCTATCAAGCCACGCTTTTAGCACTCCAATCCACGATAGGGCTATGGAATAGCATAGGCTATGCAATCGTGTGCGGAGGCTATACGGATAAACCCAATCACAACATCACAGAAACTTTTTACAACCAGCCAGGACAAAATTCAAATTCAATCACTTGCGGTAGTAATGGTTTAGGGACTCTTCCAGCGGGCAAAAATTCTCATCTATCCATTGAACAATTCGCAGCGATCAATAAAGCGTATCAAATTATCCAAACCGCTTTGAAAGAAGGTCTCCCTACCTTAAACAATACGACAAAAACAATGGAAGTAACCATCAAAACAGGAACCAACGCTAAAAACATCAATGTTGATAATGACAATAATAATGCTGCTGATACTACAATTAGTGTTACTAATACCGTTATTAATGATGCACAAAATCTTTTGACTCAAGCGCAAACAATCATTAACACCCTTCAAGACAATTGCCCGATGTTGAAAGGGAAAAGTAGTGATGGCAATAACGCAAACACCCCTTCGTGGCAAACAAGCGCTAACCAAAACTCATGCAGCGTTTTTGGCACGGAGTTTAGCGCTATTTCAGAGATGGTTGATAACGCGCAAAAAATTGTAAAAGAAACCCAACAACTTAATACCATAAAAAATATCGTGCAACCCAACAACTTCAACCTTAACTCCCCTGATAGCATTGCTTTGGCTCAAAGCATGCTCAAAAACGCTCAATCCCAAACAGAGGTTTTAAAACTGGCCAATCAAGTTGGGAGCGATTTTAATAAAATTTCTACAGGATCGCTTAAAAACTCTTTAGAAGAATGCAGCGCGAATGCTTCAAGCGAAAGCGTTTCTAGTAACACTTGGGGGAAAGGTTGTGCGGGCGTGAAAAACACTCTAGCTTCGCTAGAAAGCAGCACTACTTCTTTTTCTAGCCAAACGCCTCAAATCAATCAAGCTGAAACCCTCGCTAACACTATTGTTCAAGAACTGGGCAACAACCCTTTCAAACGAGTGGGCATTATTGGCTCTCAAACCAACAACGGCGCGATGAACGGCCTTGGCGTGCAAGTGGGCTATAAGCAATTTTTTGGGGAAAAGAAAAGGTGGGGGCTAAGGTATTATGGCTTCTTTGATTACAACCATGCTTATATCAAATCCAGCTTTTTTAACTCGGCTTCTGATGTTTGGACTTATGGGGTGGGGACAGATGTCCTTTATAATTTCATCAACGACAAAAACACCAACTTTTTAGGCAAAAACAACAAGCTTTCTTTCGGGCTTTTTGGAGGTATTGCGTTAGCGGGGACTTCATGGCTTAATTCTCAATTCGTGAATTTAAAAACCATCAGTAATGTTTATAACGCTAAAGTGAATACGGCTAATTTCCAATTTTTATTCAATTTAGGCTTAAGAACCAATCTCGCTAGACCTAAGAAAAAAGATGGTCATCATGCAGCCCAACATGGCATGGAATTAGGCGTGAAAATCCCTACCATTAACACCAATTACTATTCTTTTTTAGGCACTAAACTAGAATACCGAAGGCTTTATAGCGTGTATCTCAATTATGTGTTTGCGTATTAG
- a CDS encoding amino acid ABC transporter ATP-binding protein — MSAILETKGLKKTYQNHLVLDGINFTLNKGEVAVILGPSGCGKSTFLKCLNGLEKIDEGEILFENTNLNAPSTNWNQMRQKIGMVFQNYELFPHLNVLDNILLAPLKVQKRSKDEVISQAIELLKRVGLEHKQKAYPKELSGGQKQRVAIVRSLCMQPKIMLFDEVTASLDPEMVKEVLEVILELAKTGMSMVIVTHEMKFAQKIASKIVFFDSGKIAEENSAKEFFNHPKSQRAQKFLETFHFLGSC, encoded by the coding sequence ATGAGCGCGATTTTAGAAACCAAAGGGTTAAAAAAAACCTATCAAAACCATTTGGTTTTAGACGGCATCAATTTCACTTTGAATAAGGGTGAAGTGGCAGTGATTTTAGGGCCTAGCGGGTGCGGGAAAAGCACTTTTTTAAAATGCCTAAATGGGCTTGAAAAGATTGATGAAGGTGAAATCCTTTTTGAAAACACTAACCTTAATGCGCCAAGCACTAACTGGAATCAAATGCGCCAAAAAATAGGCATGGTGTTTCAAAATTATGAATTGTTCCCGCATTTAAACGTGCTGGATAATATCTTGCTCGCTCCTTTAAAAGTGCAAAAACGATCCAAAGATGAGGTCATTTCTCAAGCCATAGAGCTTTTAAAACGAGTGGGTTTGGAGCATAAACAAAAAGCTTACCCTAAAGAGTTGAGCGGCGGGCAAAAACAGCGAGTAGCCATTGTGCGTTCTTTATGCATGCAGCCCAAAATCATGCTTTTTGATGAAGTAACCGCCTCTTTAGACCCTGAAATGGTTAAAGAAGTGTTAGAAGTGATTTTGGAATTAGCCAAAACGGGCATGAGCATGGTGATTGTAACGCATGAAATGAAATTCGCCCAAAAAATCGCTAGCAAGATCGTGTTTTTTGATAGCGGTAAGATCGCTGAAGAAAACAGCGCTAAAGAATTTTTTAACCACCCTAAATCCCAAAGAGCGCAAAAATTTTTAGAAACTTTCCATTTTTTAGGGAGTTGTTAA
- the deoD gene encoding purine-nucleoside phosphorylase, with the protein MTPHINAKIGDFHPQCILCGDPLRVSYIAKNFLQDAREITNVRNMLGFSGKYKGKGISLMGHGMGIASCTIYVTELIKTYQVKELLRIGTCGAISPRVGLRDIIMATGASTDSKTNRVRFLNHDLSATPDFELSLRAYQTAKRLGIDLKVGNIFTSDFFYSFETHAFDLLAQYNHLAIEMEAAGLYATAMELNAKALCLCSVSDHLITKEALSPKERIESFNNMIILALEMMG; encoded by the coding sequence ATGACCCCTCACATTAACGCCAAAATCGGCGACTTTCACCCCCAATGCATTTTATGCGGCGATCCTTTAAGGGTGAGCTATATTGCAAAAAATTTTTTACAAGACGCTAGAGAGATCACCAATGTGCGCAACATGCTAGGGTTTAGCGGGAAGTATAAGGGGAAGGGAATTTCTTTAATGGGGCATGGCATGGGCATTGCGTCATGCACGATTTATGTTACAGAATTGATTAAAACCTATCAAGTTAAAGAGCTTTTAAGGATTGGCACTTGCGGGGCGATCAGCCCAAGAGTCGGCTTGAGAGACATTATCATGGCTACTGGAGCTTCAACGGATTCTAAAACCAATCGGGTGCGTTTCTTAAACCACGATTTGAGCGCAACGCCTGATTTTGAATTGAGCTTAAGGGCGTATCAAACGGCAAAGCGTTTGGGTATTGATTTGAAAGTGGGTAATATTTTTACGAGCGATTTTTTCTATTCTTTTGAAACGCATGCCTTTGATTTGTTAGCCCAATACAACCACTTGGCCATTGAAATGGAAGCGGCAGGGTTATACGCCACGGCGATGGAGCTAAACGCTAAAGCTTTATGCTTATGCTCTGTGTCTGATCACTTGATCACTAAAGAAGCCTTAAGCCCTAAAGAAAGGATAGAAAGTTTTAATAACATGATCATTTTGGCTTTAGAGATGATGGGCTAA
- a CDS encoding NCS2 family permease produces the protein MGFFKLKEHNTNIATEFRAGLTTFITMIYIVPLNALILSHANMPYEALLSATAIITILASIFNGLWANTPIAMSVGLGLSAYFSFGLVQGLKLPWQSALGIVALSGVIFVILSFTKFRSWVMRSIPSDLRRAVSAGIGAFIAFIGLKEMHIVVTHKATLVTLGDFSDPHVLLGVFGIIITFALYTLKIKGSFILAVLITSILAWVFKLAPYPSEFFSMPASISPIAFQLDFKGIFFDASGAFTLALVPVIITFFVTDLFDSLGTLAGIGHKTDFFDDEEKNKELERTLEADAVASLGSAVVGVSTTTAFIESASGVEEGGRTGLTAVFTGLFFVLTLFCLPLLKAIPGNAIYPVLVIVGVLMFSVLEGVNFKDMAISVSTFLTVVMMPLTFSITDGLAFGFLSYGIIKLVQKDFKAINSGIIILCIISVSVFIFR, from the coding sequence ATGGGGTTTTTCAAGCTTAAAGAACACAACACGAACATTGCCACCGAGTTTAGAGCGGGTTTAACGACTTTTATCACCATGATTTACATCGTGCCACTAAACGCTCTTATCCTTTCTCACGCCAACATGCCTTATGAAGCCCTTTTAAGTGCAACAGCCATTATCACTATCTTAGCGAGTATTTTTAACGGATTGTGGGCGAACACCCCCATCGCCATGAGCGTGGGCTTAGGGTTGTCAGCTTATTTTAGCTTTGGGCTAGTTCAAGGGCTAAAACTCCCTTGGCAGAGTGCTTTAGGCATCGTAGCGCTCTCTGGAGTGATTTTTGTAATCTTGTCTTTCACTAAGTTTAGAAGTTGGGTCATGCGAAGCATTCCTAGCGATTTAAGGCGTGCGGTGAGTGCAGGGATAGGTGCATTTATTGCATTTATTGGCCTTAAAGAAATGCATATTGTCGTTACCCATAAAGCCACGCTTGTAACCTTAGGTGACTTTAGCGATCCGCATGTGTTATTAGGGGTTTTTGGGATCATTATAACTTTTGCGCTCTACACGCTCAAAATCAAGGGTTCTTTTATCCTAGCGGTCTTAATCACTTCCATTCTCGCATGGGTTTTTAAGCTAGCCCCTTACCCTAGCGAATTCTTTTCCATGCCCGCAAGTATTAGCCCTATCGCTTTTCAACTAGACTTTAAAGGCATTTTTTTTGACGCGAGCGGGGCTTTCACTTTGGCGTTAGTGCCGGTTATCATCACTTTTTTTGTAACCGATTTGTTTGATTCTTTAGGCACGCTTGCAGGGATTGGCCACAAGACTGATTTTTTTGATGATGAAGAAAAAAACAAGGAATTAGAAAGGACTTTAGAAGCGGATGCGGTGGCTTCTTTAGGGAGTGCGGTGGTGGGCGTTTCTACCACGACAGCTTTTATAGAAAGCGCAAGCGGGGTTGAAGAGGGTGGGCGTACAGGGCTTACGGCGGTTTTTACCGGGCTATTTTTTGTTTTAACGCTCTTTTGCTTACCCCTTTTAAAAGCCATTCCTGGCAATGCGATTTATCCGGTGCTAGTGATAGTGGGGGTTTTGATGTTTAGCGTGTTAGAGGGGGTGAATTTTAAGGACATGGCCATTAGCGTTTCCACTTTTTTAACCGTGGTGATGATGCCTTTAACTTTTTCCATTACCGACGGCTTGGCCTTTGGCTTTTTATCTTATGGTATTATCAAATTAGTCCAAAAAGACTTCAAAGCCATCAATTCCGGCATTATCATTCTCTGCATCATTTCTGTTTCTGTATTTATCTTTCGTTAA
- a CDS encoding phosphopentomutase gives MQKRVVVLLLDSFGIGASEDAKDFGDLGANTLGNIAKACFNNLADSNDRKGALKLPNLEGLGLGLSALKAAHELPLGFDSQPKLIGAYAYAKELSSAKDTISGHWEMMGAPVLFEWGYFKDKNNSFPKEILDEIMNKTKIKGYLGNCHASGTEIIKDLGEKHLETLYPIFYTSADSVFQIAAHEEKFGLDNLYKLCEEVFEILEPLKIARVIARPFIGANKDNFKRTANRKDYAIKPHKKLLFETFIEEKQGEVISIGKIADIYAHVGITQKFKAGSLMELCDVTLEQVKNAPDNSLIFTNFVHFDSDYGHRRDVSGYASALEYFDARLKEILENLKENDLLILCADHGCDPSFKGTDHTREYIPVLFYHKDLQPAFLGKSETFADIGQSIAYFLGLSPLDYGKNLLNFKGQS, from the coding sequence ATGCAAAAAAGAGTGGTGGTTTTATTACTGGATTCTTTTGGTATAGGGGCTAGTGAAGACGCTAAAGATTTTGGCGATTTGGGGGCGAACACTTTAGGCAATATCGCTAAGGCTTGTTTTAACAACTTGGCTGATTCTAATGATCGCAAGGGGGCTTTGAAACTGCCTAACTTAGAGGGTTTGGGTTTAGGCTTGAGCGCTTTAAAAGCTGCACATGAATTGCCTTTGGGTTTTGATTCCCAACCCAAATTAATAGGGGCTTACGCTTACGCCAAAGAACTCTCTAGCGCCAAGGATACGATTTCTGGGCATTGGGAGATGATGGGCGCGCCCGTTCTTTTTGAATGGGGGTATTTTAAAGACAAAAACAATTCTTTCCCTAAAGAAATTTTAGATGAAATCATGAATAAAACCAAGATTAAGGGTTATTTAGGGAATTGCCATGCATCAGGGACTGAAATCATTAAAGACTTAGGCGAAAAGCATTTAGAAACTTTATACCCCATTTTTTACACTTCAGCGGATTCAGTGTTTCAAATCGCTGCACATGAAGAAAAGTTTGGGCTTGATAATTTATACAAGCTTTGTGAAGAAGTGTTTGAAATTTTAGAGCCTTTAAAGATCGCTAGAGTGATCGCACGCCCCTTTATTGGTGCAAATAAAGACAATTTCAAACGCACTGCTAACCGCAAAGACTATGCAATAAAGCCTCATAAAAAATTGCTTTTTGAAACATTCATTGAAGAAAAGCAAGGCGAAGTCATTAGCATTGGAAAAATCGCTGACATTTACGCTCATGTGGGGATCACTCAAAAATTCAAAGCCGGTAGTTTGATGGAGTTGTGCGATGTAACTTTAGAGCAGGTTAAAAACGCCCCAGACAATAGCCTGATTTTTACGAATTTTGTGCATTTTGATAGCGATTATGGGCATAGGCGCGATGTGAGTGGGTATGCTAGCGCTTTAGAATATTTTGATGCGCGTTTAAAAGAGATTTTAGAAAATTTAAAAGAAAATGACTTGCTCATTCTTTGCGCCGATCATGGGTGCGATCCCAGCTTTAAAGGCACCGATCACACACGAGAATACATTCCTGTTTTGTTCTATCACAAAGATTTGCAACCCGCCTTTTTAGGCAAGAGCGAGACTTTTGCGGATATTGGGCAGAGTATCGCTTATTTTTTGGGATTAAGCCCCCTAGATTATGGCAAAAATTTATTGAACTTTAAAGGACAATCATGA
- a CDS encoding sugar MFS transporter, whose translation MQKTSNTLALGSLTALFFLMGFITVLNDILIPHLKPIFDLTYFEASLIQFCFFGAYFIMGGVFGNVISKIGYPFGVVLGFVITASGCALFYPAAHFGSYGFFLGALFVLASGIVCLQTAGNPFVTLLSKGKEARNLVLVQAFNSLGTTLGPIFGSLFIFSTTKMGDNLSLVDKLADAKSVQMPYLGLAAFSLLLAFIMYLLKLPDVEKEMPKETTQKSLFSHKHFVFGALGIFFYVGGEVAIGSFLVLSFEKLLNLDHQASAHYLVYYWGGAMVGRFLGSALMNKIAPNKYLAFNALSSIILIALAILIGGKIALFALTFVGFFNSIMFPTIFSLATLNLGHLTSKASGVISMAIVGGALIPPIQGVVTDMLTATESNLLYAYIVPLLCYFYILFFALKGYKQEENS comes from the coding sequence ATGCAAAAAACTTCTAACACTTTGGCGCTGGGGAGTTTAACAGCGTTATTCTTCTTAATGGGTTTCATCACGGTTTTAAACGACATTTTAATCCCGCATTTAAAACCCATTTTTGACTTGACTTATTTTGAAGCTTCTCTCATTCAATTTTGCTTTTTTGGGGCGTATTTCATCATGGGAGGAGTTTTTGGGAATGTGATCAGTAAAATCGGCTACCCTTTTGGCGTGGTGCTTGGCTTTGTGATCACAGCGAGCGGGTGCGCGTTGTTTTATCCAGCGGCGCATTTTGGTTCTTACGGGTTTTTTTTAGGAGCGTTGTTTGTTTTAGCGAGTGGGATCGTGTGCTTGCAAACCGCCGGTAACCCTTTTGTAACCTTGCTTTCAAAGGGTAAAGAAGCCAGAAACTTGGTTTTAGTCCAGGCGTTCAATTCGCTTGGCACGACTTTAGGGCCTATTTTTGGGAGCTTGTTTATTTTTAGCACGACTAAAATGGGCGATAATTTAAGTTTGGTGGATAAATTAGCGGACGCTAAAAGCGTTCAAATGCCTTATTTGGGCTTGGCGGCGTTTTCGCTCCTTTTAGCGTTCATCATGTATCTTTTGAAATTGCCTGATGTGGAAAAAGAAATGCCCAAAGAAACGACGCAAAAAAGCCTCTTTTCGCACAAACACTTTGTTTTTGGGGCTTTAGGGATCTTTTTCTATGTGGGAGGCGAGGTTGCAATTGGTTCATTCTTGGTGTTAAGCTTTGAAAAACTTTTGAATTTAGACCATCAAGCAAGCGCGCATTACCTGGTGTATTATTGGGGAGGCGCGATGGTAGGGCGCTTTTTAGGCAGTGCGTTGATGAATAAAATCGCTCCTAATAAATATTTGGCTTTCAACGCCTTAAGCTCTATTATTCTCATCGCTTTAGCCATTCTCATTGGAGGCAAGATCGCTCTATTCGCTTTGACTTTTGTAGGCTTTTTCAACTCTATCATGTTCCCTACCATCTTTTCTTTGGCCACGCTCAATTTAGGGCATCTCACTTCTAAGGCTTCTGGAGTGATTAGCATGGCGATTGTGGGAGGAGCGTTAATCCCCCCCATTCAAGGCGTGGTTACAGACATGCTAACAGCAACCGAATCAAATTTGCTCTACGCTTATATCGTGCCGTTGTTGTGCTATTTTTATATCCTCTTCTTTGCTCTTAAAGGGTATAAACAAGAAGAAAACTCCTAA
- a CDS encoding amino acid ABC transporter permease, with protein sequence MALDWDFMFHSIPAFLKGLELTLYISFLGILLSLLVGFLCAIILYFKTRFLSPVAYIYGEIARNTPLLIQLFFLYYGLNEIGLSALECAILALGFLGGGYMSQSFLLGFKSLASIQRESALSLGFSPLKMMYYIILPQSLSVSMPSIGANVIFLLKETSVVGAIALTDIMFVAKDFIGIYYKTTESLLMLSLTYLIALLPLSVLFVILERSFKKKGA encoded by the coding sequence ATGGCATTAGATTGGGATTTTATGTTTCACTCCATCCCTGCGTTTTTGAAGGGATTAGAACTCACGCTTTATATTTCTTTCTTGGGGATTTTGCTCTCTCTTTTGGTGGGGTTTTTGTGCGCGATCATTTTGTATTTTAAAACGCGTTTTCTCTCTCCTGTTGCCTATATCTATGGCGAAATCGCTAGGAACACGCCCCTACTCATCCAGCTTTTCTTTTTGTATTACGGGTTGAATGAAATCGGTTTGAGCGCTTTAGAATGCGCGATTTTAGCGTTAGGGTTTTTGGGTGGGGGGTATATGAGTCAAAGTTTTTTGCTTGGGTTTAAGAGCCTAGCTTCCATTCAAAGAGAAAGCGCTTTGAGTTTAGGGTTTAGCCCTTTGAAAATGATGTATTATATTATTCTGCCTCAAAGTTTAAGCGTTTCCATGCCTTCCATAGGGGCGAATGTGATTTTTTTACTCAAAGAAACTTCGGTGGTGGGCGCGATAGCCCTAACCGATATTATGTTTGTGGCGAAAGATTTTATTGGCATTTATTACAAAACGACTGAAAGCCTTTTGATGTTAAGCCTCACTTATTTGATCGCTTTACTCCCTTTGAGCGTTTTGTTTGTGATTTTAGAGCGTTCCTTTAAAAAGAAAGGGGCTTAA